One region of Xylanimonas ulmi genomic DNA includes:
- the leuS gene encoding leucine--tRNA ligase: MSTSDAAQATPVSESSREPAFRYTPALAQQIEQRWQDRWEERGTFHAANPTGELTGTGGARATGDPYFIMDMFPYPSGAGLHVGHPLGYIATDVVGRFRRMCGDNVLHALGYDAFGLPAEQYAVATGQHPRVTTEANIATMRRQLRRMGLAHDPRRSFATIDPEYVRWTQWIFLQIFDSWYDADAVRPDPATGSGQGGRGRARRISELRDELAAGVRPVPGYPEGTAWADLTALEQRDVIDAQRLAYVDESPVNWAPGLGTVLANEEVTADGRSERGNFPVFTKALRQWKMRITAYADRLTDDLALIDWPEKVKSMQRNWIGRSSGATVRFDVVGTADFDAAGAGESVEVFTTRPDTLFGATFMVVAPEHPLLDEVPARWPDGAKGAWTGGHESPVAAVAAYRREAAAKTAVERQADAGKKTGVFSGHLAINPLTGTYIPVFTADYVLMGYGTGAIMAVPGGDERDYAFARAFDLPVVYTVAPEGGLPEGIDAAWTGDGVAINSPAPDAGDIPARDLVLNGLGVAEAKARATAWLEEHGVGAGTTTYRLRDWLFSRQRYWGEPFPILWDEDERPVALPESLLPVDLPDVPDYSPRTFDPEDKDSEPEAPLGRNAEWVEVTLDLGDGPKRYRRDTNTMPNWAGSCWYYLRYLDPTNSGPAAGAVVDPALDEYWLGPRHNPTSGPAGGVDLYVGGVEHAVLHLLYARFWHKVLHDLGFVSSAEPFGRLFNQGYIQAYAFRDAHGFPVPAAEVVEEAGADGGSVYTWQGQPVTREYGKMGKSLKNVVTPDEMYEAYGADTFRVYEMSMGPLDLSRPWNTRDVVGSQRFLQRLWRNVVDEETGEVTVTDAAPSDETLRALHRTIADVTAEMRGMRPNTAIAKLITLNNHLTGLDSVPRAAVEPLVQMVAPLAPHIAEELWERLGHPESLAYEPFPVADPRYLVEETVTCVVQVQGKVRGRLEVSPSIGDDELSAAALAEPNVVKAMDGKPVRKVIVRAPKLVNIVV; the protein is encoded by the coding sequence GTGAGCACGTCCGACGCCGCCCAGGCCACCCCGGTTTCCGAGTCCTCCCGCGAGCCCGCCTTCCGGTACACCCCCGCCCTCGCGCAGCAGATCGAGCAGCGTTGGCAGGACCGCTGGGAGGAGCGCGGCACGTTCCACGCCGCGAACCCGACGGGCGAGCTCACCGGGACCGGCGGCGCCCGCGCCACCGGCGACCCCTACTTCATCATGGACATGTTCCCGTACCCCTCGGGCGCCGGGCTGCACGTGGGCCACCCGCTCGGCTACATCGCCACCGACGTCGTCGGGCGATTCCGGCGCATGTGCGGCGACAACGTGCTGCACGCGCTGGGCTACGACGCGTTCGGCCTGCCGGCCGAGCAGTACGCGGTCGCCACGGGCCAGCACCCGCGCGTCACCACCGAGGCCAACATCGCGACCATGCGCCGCCAGCTGCGGCGCATGGGCCTGGCGCACGACCCGCGCCGCTCGTTCGCCACCATCGACCCCGAGTACGTGCGCTGGACGCAGTGGATCTTCCTGCAGATCTTCGACTCCTGGTACGACGCCGACGCCGTCCGCCCCGACCCTGCGACAGGCTCGGGACAGGGCGGGCGCGGGCGCGCGCGCCGGATCTCGGAGCTGCGCGACGAGCTGGCCGCGGGTGTGCGGCCTGTGCCCGGCTACCCCGAGGGCACGGCGTGGGCCGACCTGACCGCGCTGGAGCAGCGCGACGTCATCGACGCCCAGCGCCTGGCCTACGTGGATGAGTCGCCCGTCAACTGGGCGCCCGGCCTGGGCACCGTCCTGGCCAACGAGGAGGTCACCGCCGACGGGCGCTCCGAGCGCGGCAACTTCCCGGTGTTCACCAAGGCGCTGCGCCAGTGGAAGATGCGCATCACGGCCTACGCCGACCGCCTGACCGACGACCTCGCGCTGATCGACTGGCCCGAGAAGGTCAAGTCGATGCAGCGCAACTGGATCGGGCGCTCGTCGGGCGCCACTGTCCGGTTCGACGTCGTCGGCACCGCCGACTTCGACGCCGCGGGCGCCGGCGAGAGCGTCGAGGTCTTCACCACGCGGCCCGACACGCTGTTCGGCGCCACGTTCATGGTCGTGGCGCCCGAGCACCCGCTGCTTGACGAGGTGCCCGCCCGGTGGCCCGACGGCGCCAAGGGCGCCTGGACGGGCGGGCACGAGAGCCCGGTCGCGGCCGTGGCCGCCTACCGCCGTGAGGCGGCCGCCAAGACCGCCGTCGAGCGGCAGGCCGACGCCGGCAAGAAGACGGGCGTGTTCTCGGGCCACCTGGCGATCAACCCGCTCACCGGCACGTACATCCCCGTCTTCACCGCCGACTACGTGCTCATGGGCTACGGCACCGGTGCGATCATGGCCGTGCCTGGCGGCGACGAGCGTGACTACGCGTTCGCCCGCGCGTTCGACCTGCCGGTGGTCTACACCGTCGCGCCCGAGGGTGGCCTGCCCGAGGGCATCGACGCCGCGTGGACCGGCGACGGTGTGGCCATCAACAGCCCCGCGCCCGACGCCGGCGACATCCCCGCCCGCGACCTGGTGCTCAACGGCCTGGGCGTCGCCGAGGCCAAGGCCCGCGCCACCGCGTGGCTCGAGGAGCACGGCGTCGGCGCGGGCACGACGACCTACCGCCTGCGCGACTGGCTGTTCAGCCGCCAGCGCTACTGGGGCGAGCCGTTCCCCATCCTGTGGGACGAGGACGAGCGCCCGGTCGCGCTGCCCGAGTCGCTGCTGCCCGTCGACCTGCCTGACGTGCCCGACTACTCCCCGCGCACGTTCGACCCCGAGGACAAGGACTCCGAGCCCGAGGCGCCGCTGGGGCGCAACGCCGAGTGGGTCGAGGTCACGCTCGACCTGGGCGACGGGCCCAAGCGCTACCGCCGCGACACCAACACCATGCCCAACTGGGCGGGCTCGTGCTGGTACTACCTGCGCTACCTCGACCCGACCAACTCGGGCCCGGCGGCCGGGGCCGTCGTCGACCCGGCGCTCGACGAGTACTGGCTCGGCCCGCGCCACAACCCGACATCGGGTCCCGCGGGCGGTGTCGACCTGTACGTGGGCGGCGTCGAGCACGCCGTGCTGCACCTGCTGTACGCGCGGTTCTGGCACAAGGTGCTGCACGACCTGGGCTTCGTCAGCTCGGCCGAGCCGTTCGGGCGCCTGTTCAACCAGGGCTACATCCAGGCCTACGCGTTCCGCGACGCCCACGGGTTCCCCGTCCCTGCGGCCGAGGTCGTCGAGGAGGCGGGCGCCGACGGGGGCAGCGTCTACACCTGGCAGGGCCAGCCGGTCACGCGCGAGTACGGGAAGATGGGCAAGTCCCTCAAGAACGTCGTGACGCCCGACGAGATGTACGAGGCGTACGGCGCTGACACCTTCCGCGTGTACGAGATGTCGATGGGCCCGCTGGACCTGTCGCGGCCGTGGAACACGCGTGACGTCGTGGGCTCGCAGCGGTTCCTGCAGCGCCTGTGGCGCAACGTCGTGGACGAGGAGACGGGCGAGGTGACCGTCACGGACGCCGCGCCGTCGGACGAGACGCTGCGCGCGCTGCACCGCACCATCGCCGACGTGACGGCCGAGATGCGGGGCATGCGCCCCAACACGGCCATCGCCAAGCTGATCACGCTCAACAACCACCTGACGGGGCTGGACTCGGTCCCGCGGGCCGCCGTCGAGCCGCTGGTGCAGATGGTCGCGCCGCTCGCGCCGCACATCGCCGAGGAGCTGTGGGAACGGCTGGGGCACCCCGAGTCGCTGGCGTACGAGCCGTTCCCGGTGGCCGACCCGCGCTACCTGGTCGAGGAGACCGTGACCTGCGTGGTGCAGGTGCAGGGCAAGGTGCGCGGGCGCCTGGAGGTGTCCCCGTCGATCGGTGACGACGAGCTTTCGGCCGCTGCCCTCGCCGAGCCGAACGTGGTCAAGGCGATGGACGGCAAGCCGGTGCGCAAGGTGATCGTGCGCGCCCCGAAGCTGGTCAACATCGTCGTCTAG
- a CDS encoding DUF3375 domain-containing protein gives MNRIEGSYTGVLRAFRSPMLALLHKRDAPLVVALLSSVFRPDRAVVQVADAHTEIADAIAQLRAAGYDDLPDRPARELCRWWVEAGWLVRQADDARDAGAPAAGRGEGGETYRLSAHAVGALDVAGRAGGGHARVTRSRVLTLLEAVERLADDANPDALARIARLTREIEVRETERARLERDGVVEPVDDEQLLEAAENVLALVRELPADFARVAESIRSIQRETVTALRQDERPTGEVLRDYLDRAEHLMDATAEGRAFAGARRLLDDPQRLDQLADCLDLIVRHPFASRLPQRQRAELHAITQRIEQGFVDVLTAQRQASRVITTQVRHHDPLRDRQVDDLLRDVIAGLGAWMPTTRRAQPVDPLRRLPRAGVGRLRTTLADLRPADGPQPLAEWDDDGDEPSLEHAQAWGGPRYPQLAALLAQADADGGPVDVAAVFSGADDGLRRPVDLVGLLELGARHGLVERDEVAVVEAVRPDGTRRRLAFEGVALTRGPEPSGADQGEHDDHTEGDQ, from the coding sequence ATGAATCGCATCGAAGGCTCCTACACGGGGGTGCTGCGCGCGTTCCGCAGCCCCATGCTCGCGCTGCTGCACAAGCGCGACGCGCCGCTGGTGGTCGCGCTGCTGTCGAGCGTGTTCCGCCCCGACCGCGCGGTGGTGCAGGTCGCCGACGCGCACACCGAGATCGCCGACGCGATCGCCCAGCTGCGCGCGGCCGGATACGACGACCTGCCCGACCGCCCGGCGCGCGAGCTGTGCCGATGGTGGGTCGAGGCGGGCTGGCTGGTGCGCCAGGCCGACGACGCCCGCGACGCCGGCGCGCCCGCGGCGGGACGGGGCGAGGGCGGGGAGACCTACCGGCTGTCCGCGCACGCGGTCGGCGCCCTGGACGTCGCGGGGCGCGCCGGGGGAGGGCACGCTCGGGTGACGCGCTCGCGCGTGCTCACGCTGCTGGAGGCCGTCGAGCGGCTGGCCGACGACGCCAACCCCGACGCGCTCGCGCGCATCGCCCGGCTGACGCGCGAGATCGAGGTGCGCGAGACCGAGCGTGCGCGGCTCGAGCGCGACGGCGTGGTTGAGCCGGTCGACGACGAGCAGCTGCTCGAGGCGGCCGAGAACGTGCTGGCGCTCGTGCGCGAGCTGCCCGCGGACTTCGCGCGCGTCGCCGAGTCGATCCGGTCGATCCAGCGCGAGACGGTCACGGCCCTGCGGCAGGACGAGCGTCCCACCGGCGAGGTGCTGCGCGACTACCTGGACCGCGCCGAGCACCTCATGGACGCGACCGCGGAGGGTCGCGCGTTCGCCGGCGCCCGGCGTCTGCTCGACGACCCGCAGCGCCTGGACCAGCTCGCCGACTGCCTCGACCTCATCGTGCGGCACCCGTTCGCGTCCCGGCTGCCGCAGCGGCAGCGGGCCGAGCTGCACGCCATCACACAGCGCATCGAGCAGGGCTTCGTCGACGTGCTCACGGCGCAGCGGCAGGCGTCGCGCGTCATCACGACGCAGGTGCGCCACCACGATCCGCTGCGCGACCGGCAGGTCGACGACCTGTTGCGCGACGTCATCGCGGGGCTCGGGGCGTGGATGCCGACGACGCGGCGCGCGCAGCCCGTCGACCCGCTGCGCCGCCTGCCGCGCGCCGGCGTCGGGCGGCTGCGCACGACGCTCGCGGACCTGCGCCCGGCCGACGGCCCGCAGCCGCTCGCGGAGTGGGACGACGACGGCGACGAGCCGTCGCTGGAGCACGCGCAGGCGTGGGGCGGGCCGCGCTACCCGCAGCTCGCGGCGCTGCTCGCGCAGGCGGACGCCGACGGCGGCCCGGTGGACGTCGCCGCGGTGTTCTCGGGCGCCGACGACGGGCTGCGCCGCCCCGTCGACCTCGTGGGCCTGCTGGAGCTCGGCGCGCGCCATGGGCTGGTCGAGCGCGACGAGGTCGCCGTCGTCGAGGCCGTGCGCCCCGACGGCACCCGGCGGCGGCTCGCGTTCGAGGGGGTCGCGCTGACCCGCGGGCCCGAGCCGAGTGGCGCCGACCAGGGCGAACACGACGATCACACCGAAGGGGACCAATGA
- a CDS encoding DUF4194 domain-containing protein, whose translation MTDVDAEVGAEQDGFIEPVAMESDPVELFAGDTGTLDPAARVVLVDLLRRRHLSAERTPERWRALLEHQTVIESRLHDLFVTLVVDRDRGIAYKRQVRTGEVDIPILLRDEAYTRVETVLLVQLRTLHQQESRAGQTAARVDAEELEQWVLSYLDPAETNRALRQREVRAAIAKLVTEGFLVEEAPGRYRVTALVEVVLPIDKLAELAAWLRAGGVSPDGPGPDGLGVVAAGGDGDDDEEDDE comes from the coding sequence ATGACCGACGTCGACGCCGAGGTGGGCGCCGAGCAGGACGGGTTCATCGAGCCCGTCGCGATGGAGTCCGACCCGGTCGAGCTGTTCGCCGGAGACACCGGCACGCTCGACCCGGCCGCCCGGGTCGTGCTCGTGGACCTGCTGCGCCGCCGCCACCTGTCGGCAGAGCGCACGCCCGAGCGGTGGAGGGCGCTGCTGGAGCATCAGACGGTCATCGAGTCCCGGCTGCACGACTTGTTCGTCACGCTCGTGGTCGACCGCGACCGCGGCATCGCCTACAAGCGGCAGGTGCGCACGGGCGAGGTCGACATCCCGATCCTGCTGCGCGACGAGGCGTACACCCGTGTCGAGACGGTGCTGCTGGTCCAGCTGCGCACGCTGCACCAGCAGGAGTCCCGCGCGGGGCAGACGGCGGCGCGCGTCGACGCGGAGGAGCTTGAGCAGTGGGTGCTCAGTTATCTCGACCCCGCCGAGACGAACCGCGCGCTGCGCCAGCGCGAGGTGCGCGCCGCGATCGCCAAGCTCGTGACCGAGGGCTTCCTCGTGGAGGAGGCGCCCGGGCGCTACCGCGTCACCGCCTTGGTGGAGGTGGTGCTGCCGATCGACAAGCTCGCCGAGCTGGCCGCGTGGCTGCGCGCCGGGGGAGTCTCGCCCGACGGCCCCGGCCCCGACGGGCTCGGCGTCGTCGCAGCCGGCGGCGATGGCGACGATGACGAGGAGGACGACGAATGA
- a CDS encoding ATP-binding protein, translating into MTMVDTLFGLIPAASTGQQWVARDLQVVNWGGYDGPHRVRLASTATLLAGGSGSGKSTLMDAYIALLMPHTTPFNGASNGGVVGRPRGKDQRNVISYARGKLDESRTADGTRERVLRGDGRDTWTAIAMTWADQSGGELTAIRAWYVPAGATTMDALTAVRATVAGPFALRGLAPAAEQRFARASLTALGLTCFDTDREFAARLYSTLGIGAAGGGDKAVGLLARIQAGQQITTVDALYKSMVLEEPETLAKADVVVEHFDELAGTREQMLTAQQQVRTLAPIRAHRAAVDAARDRLAVVDGVTRSASGDGGTGDDSPLGLWRAERRAVLLRALEDDVRRQSRAASDRVRDLDAAVKGGKAELDAIRAQLWAAGGERLHQAEGERSRAEAALAEARKRRGRLDGALEVLGTSVSGKADFDRIVAAAQVRLADHQDRHAAFEARDRARDAQVAAERDLAEVTAEREALAARHGNVPEPLHRARVALAHAAGLDVDDLPFVAELVEVRTEHEPWREAFNLALGAFATTLLLDAAHLDRFRSAIDAVPSAVRLRFEGVPTGVVSQSRPDPATLPGRLDHAGGPFEGWLRERLAERFAFTCVDSPDELSRHAKALTRAGQTSEGSRGAHGGRGRANVLGFTNARRLAELDREIESATTVLRAAAEAFRGAALRLDAVEDQAAAARVVVELTWDAVDVEAAQDACRRWRDVIDQARAEHPDLDDLRSRAGEVDARVDALTQDLGLAKGLAAELQARWEQVTDDVDAAQRVLDAAADRGEGVDERQRAYLDEVLADAPAAGGDGVGGSRESEDPQAALAAFDAVVSRAAERLRHDRETAATAVETHRDALRAAFEGFKRQWDDPNLGADPDESYADYERVLTTLETDRLHELEADWRRSLLRMSGDDLTDLERTISRSLREITERIDPVNRILADLPFADDDHRLRIDARPVQSALVSRFRRELRDVRELLSSQASDADREARYARMARLIDRLRPGAPDRADLIDVRRHVRLSAEKVDLAGAHVALYDHIGEKSGGESQELVAFIVGAALRYQLGDAGAERPRYAPVLLDEALIKADAQFSGRAVGAWRGLGFQLVVGAPNDKVSALEPHVDASYVVTKDASGRSRARAVVGLADEDGHRAAVTSGAAGPPAAAR; encoded by the coding sequence ATGACGATGGTCGACACCCTCTTCGGGCTCATCCCGGCGGCCTCCACGGGGCAGCAGTGGGTCGCCCGGGACCTGCAGGTGGTCAACTGGGGCGGCTACGACGGGCCGCACCGCGTGCGCCTGGCCTCGACCGCGACGCTGCTCGCGGGCGGGTCGGGCTCGGGCAAGTCCACGCTCATGGACGCCTACATCGCGCTGCTCATGCCGCACACCACACCGTTCAACGGCGCGTCCAACGGCGGCGTCGTCGGCCGGCCTCGCGGCAAGGACCAGCGCAACGTCATCTCGTACGCGCGCGGCAAGCTCGACGAGTCGCGCACCGCGGACGGCACGCGTGAGCGCGTGCTGCGCGGTGACGGCCGCGACACGTGGACCGCGATCGCGATGACCTGGGCCGACCAGTCGGGTGGCGAGCTCACCGCGATCCGCGCCTGGTACGTGCCCGCGGGCGCGACCACCATGGACGCGCTGACCGCGGTCCGCGCGACGGTCGCCGGGCCGTTCGCCCTGCGCGGGCTGGCTCCAGCGGCCGAGCAGCGCTTCGCGCGTGCGAGCCTGACGGCGCTGGGGCTCACCTGCTTCGACACCGACCGCGAGTTCGCGGCCCGGCTGTACTCGACCCTGGGCATCGGCGCCGCGGGCGGCGGGGACAAGGCCGTGGGCCTGCTCGCGCGCATCCAGGCGGGCCAGCAAATCACCACGGTCGACGCCCTGTACAAGTCGATGGTGCTCGAGGAGCCCGAGACGCTCGCCAAGGCCGACGTCGTCGTCGAGCACTTCGACGAGCTCGCCGGCACACGCGAGCAGATGCTCACCGCGCAGCAGCAGGTGCGAACGCTCGCGCCCATCCGCGCCCATCGCGCCGCGGTCGACGCCGCACGCGATCGGCTGGCCGTCGTCGACGGCGTCACGCGCTCGGCGTCGGGCGACGGCGGGACGGGCGACGACTCTCCGCTCGGGCTGTGGCGCGCCGAGCGGCGCGCGGTGCTGCTGCGCGCGCTCGAGGACGACGTGCGCCGCCAATCGCGCGCCGCCTCCGACCGTGTGCGCGACCTGGATGCGGCGGTCAAGGGCGGCAAGGCCGAACTCGACGCGATCCGGGCCCAGCTGTGGGCCGCGGGCGGCGAGCGGCTGCACCAGGCCGAGGGTGAGCGCTCGCGCGCCGAGGCCGCGCTCGCCGAGGCGCGCAAGCGGCGCGGGCGCCTCGACGGCGCGCTCGAGGTGCTCGGCACGAGCGTGTCAGGCAAGGCCGACTTCGACCGCATCGTGGCCGCGGCCCAGGTGCGGCTCGCCGACCACCAGGACCGGCATGCCGCCTTCGAGGCGCGCGACCGGGCGCGTGACGCCCAGGTCGCCGCCGAGCGCGACCTGGCAGAGGTGACCGCCGAGCGCGAGGCCTTGGCCGCGCGCCACGGCAACGTCCCCGAGCCCTTGCACCGCGCCCGCGTGGCGCTGGCGCACGCCGCGGGCCTCGACGTCGACGACCTACCGTTCGTCGCCGAGCTGGTCGAGGTCCGCACCGAGCACGAGCCGTGGCGCGAGGCCTTCAACCTGGCCCTCGGCGCGTTCGCGACGACGCTCCTGCTCGACGCCGCGCACCTGGACCGGTTCCGCTCCGCGATCGACGCCGTCCCGTCCGCGGTGCGGCTGCGCTTCGAGGGCGTGCCCACCGGCGTCGTGAGCCAGTCGCGGCCCGACCCGGCGACGCTGCCGGGGCGCCTCGACCACGCGGGCGGCCCGTTCGAGGGCTGGCTGCGCGAGCGCCTCGCCGAGCGGTTCGCGTTCACGTGCGTCGACTCGCCCGACGAGCTGTCCCGGCACGCCAAGGCGCTGACCCGCGCGGGCCAGACCTCCGAGGGGTCTCGCGGGGCGCACGGCGGGCGCGGGCGCGCCAACGTGCTCGGCTTCACCAACGCCCGTCGCCTGGCCGAGCTCGACCGCGAGATCGAGTCCGCCACAACCGTGCTGCGCGCCGCGGCCGAGGCCTTCCGGGGGGCGGCGCTGCGGCTCGACGCGGTCGAGGACCAGGCCGCGGCGGCGCGCGTCGTCGTCGAGCTCACCTGGGACGCCGTCGACGTCGAGGCGGCGCAGGACGCGTGCCGACGCTGGCGTGACGTCATCGACCAGGCTCGCGCCGAGCACCCCGACCTCGACGACCTGCGCTCGCGCGCCGGCGAGGTCGACGCCCGCGTCGACGCGCTGACGCAGGACCTCGGCCTCGCCAAGGGCCTGGCCGCTGAGCTGCAGGCCCGATGGGAGCAGGTCACCGACGACGTCGACGCCGCCCAGCGCGTGCTCGACGCCGCCGCGGACCGGGGCGAGGGCGTCGACGAGCGTCAGCGCGCCTACCTCGACGAGGTGCTGGCCGACGCGCCCGCCGCGGGCGGCGACGGCGTCGGCGGCTCGCGGGAGAGCGAGGACCCGCAGGCCGCGCTCGCCGCGTTCGACGCCGTCGTCTCGCGCGCCGCAGAACGCCTGCGGCACGACCGCGAGACCGCGGCGACCGCCGTCGAGACGCATCGCGACGCGCTGAGGGCGGCGTTCGAGGGCTTCAAGCGCCAGTGGGACGACCCCAACCTCGGCGCCGACCCTGACGAGTCGTACGCGGACTACGAGCGCGTGCTCACGACGCTGGAGACCGACCGGCTGCACGAGCTCGAGGCCGACTGGCGCCGCAGCCTGCTGCGCATGTCGGGTGATGACCTGACGGACCTGGAGCGCACCATCTCCCGGTCGCTGCGCGAGATCACCGAGCGCATCGACCCCGTCAACCGCATCCTCGCCGACCTGCCCTTCGCCGACGACGACCATCGCCTGCGCATCGACGCGCGCCCCGTCCAGTCCGCGCTCGTCTCCCGGTTCCGCCGCGAGTTGCGCGACGTGCGCGAGCTGCTGTCGTCCCAGGCGAGCGACGCCGATCGCGAGGCCCGGTACGCCCGCATGGCGCGCCTCATCGACCGCCTGCGGCCGGGCGCCCCCGACCGCGCCGACCTCATCGACGTGCGCCGCCACGTGCGGCTGTCGGCCGAGAAGGTCGACCTGGCCGGCGCGCACGTCGCCCTGTACGACCACATCGGTGAGAAGTCGGGCGGCGAGTCCCAAGAGCTCGTCGCGTTCATCGTCGGCGCCGCGCTGCGCTACCAGCTCGGCGACGCGGGAGCCGAGCGGCCCCGCTACGCGCCCGTCCTGCTCGACGAGGCCCTCATCAAGGCCGACGCGCAGTTCTCGGGCCGGGCCGTCGGCGCCTGGCGCGGGCTCGGCTTCCAGCTCGTGGTGGGCGCGCCCAACGACAAGGTCAGCGCCCTGGAGCCGCACGTCGACGCCTCGTACGTGGTGACCAAGGACGCCTCGGGGCGCTCGCGGGCGCGCGCCGTCGTGGGCCTGGCCGACGAGGACGGCCACCGCGCGGCGGTCACGTCGGGCGCCGCGGGCCCGCCCGCCGCCGCGCGCTGA